The genomic stretch GGATGACCTGGTAGTTGGCGACAAGGTGGCCAGCTTCCCGGCGGAAAGCCCCAATGACTACCCGGTGTACGGCGAGCAGATCGTGCTGCCGCGTTCGGCGCTGACCCGTTATCCCGATGTCCTGAGCCCGATCGAGGCGGCGGTGCATTACACGCCCTTGCTGATCGCCTATTTTGCCTACGCCGATCTGGCACGGGTCAAACCCGGGCAGTTTGCCTTGGTGACTGACGCCAGCCACTGTGCCGGCCCGTCCTTTGTGCAACTTGGCAAGGCCTTGGGTGTGCGGGTAATTGCCGCGACCAAGACTGCCGAAGAGCGTGAGTACCTGCTGTCGCTGGGTGCCGAGAAGGTGATTGTCACCGAAGAGCAGGACCTGCTCATGCAGATCAACAAGCTCACCGACAATCGTGGCGTGGATGTGGTGTTCGACGGCCTGGGCGGTCCACAGATGTCGCTGCTGGGCGACGTCCTGGCGCCACGGGGCAGCTTGGTGCTGTATGGCCTGCAAGGCGGCAACCAGACGCCATTTCCGGCCTGCGCAGCGTTTCAGAAGAACATTCAGTTTTTCGTGCACTGCATCGGTAACTTCACCGGCAAGCCAGAGCTGGGGATTGTCCAGGACCAGGCCGCGCTGCAACGGGCACTGCGCGAAATCAACCAATTGACCGCCGACCGCGTGTTGCTGCCGCTCAAGACCCGGGTCTTCCCGTTCGCCGAGTTCGTCGAGGCGCATCGCTATATGGACGAGTGTCCGTGTCGCGAGCGAGTGGCGATTCTGGTCGAGCCCTCCTGAGATCAGCTCAACAAACAGCCCGCGAAAGCGGGCTGTTGCGTTATGGCCCCAGGTAAACGCCGTACCCACTCCCCTGATAAACAGCCTGTTCAGCAACTGAACTGGTTTTTGTCTGTGATCTGTATCTTCTAATCAATATCCAAGCACTGATAATTGAATGATCACTTTCATCTCAAGGAATGAGTCATGGCTGAGCCTTTTGTTTTAGTCAGCGCTATTAACAGTGTCGGGTGGCGGGCGCATTGCTCGCCCACGCCGGGCGTTGGTGTTTGGCAAGTAGCGCAGCTAACTACTAGTTGCGTATTTTTTGCCGGGTTATGGCTTCTTGGTTTTACGTACTCATTGTCTGTGGGAAGTTGTCGGAATTGTCCTAGGCCTTTCCGTGTTTGCCTGAAAGCCCCTGATTCAGGCGCACGCAGACGAACTTTCCGGCGTGCTGAATCTGTTAGGGCAACAGTGTCAAATAGTTGCCGAAGGCATAACGCCACCATCGATCGCCGATAATTACACCTCGCACTAATCAATCGAGATTGATCACTGCCACAGCGGTTGAGCGATGTTCTTTTGATACCGACTTATTGAATTTCAGGTAAATAACGATGAGCACCATGCATGATTCAGCGATGAACAATGTCTATCACCAAGTACTGACTCGTCTGCTGAGTTTCTTCTCCCGGGCAGAGCGCACCGCACTGCAACTTTTGATCCAGCGTTTACTGGTAGCGGCTGGCGGCCCGGAAAGAATCGAGCATTTCAAAGTCCTGCTGGCCCACTCCGGTAGCCAGCACAGCTGCTACTCGCTGGCGTTGCTGCGTGCCGCGCAGTTGAGCATCGCCGCCCGGTCGCCAGCGACCTTCCATCTGCGGGTGGCAACCCTGCGCATGGGCTCGACGACGCCAGTGATCATGGACAGTATTCACCGCAGCTATGCAGCGCTGTTTGTCTACGATGACCCGCGCGTCGAGGTGCTGATGGTCGATAACCGTGAGGTATTGCCCTTTAGTCATTTACCAGCGCTGTCCGACGCCGGCCGAGAATGGAATCGCACCAGCCTGTTGTTGCTCGGCCATTCGCGAGAGCCGGGGAGTCCTTATGAAGCCTGTGATGACGGCTACCTGGCCACCGGCGAATTTTATGGGCAGATGAGCCGCTGGCAGGGTGGCGTGGATGCGCTGGTGGGCGGAGCAACGGCACGTCAGCAGCGGCAGTTCCTGGCCGGGTTGGCGCGAGCAGCCCAGCGCGCCAGCTTGCCGACGCTGGCAGAGCCGGCTCTGAGCATGGATGGCCTGCTGAGCAGCCTCGAACAACTGGACAACGATTGCTACCGCGAGCTGTATGCCGAGCAACAAACCGTGGCCTGGCGACCCCAGGCGGGTTTTGACGCGCGGCGCGGGACCACCTTTATCGATATCCAGGACCTGGTGACGGGCAACGCGCAAGAGCGCTGGCTGCTGCTCAACGAATTCCTCGGCCTGCAGGCGGAGGAAGCGGATGTGGCCCTGCGGGAAAACGACTACGCCAGCGCGCTGCTGTCGGCCCATTGTCGTGGATTGCAGGCCAGCTACCTGGAGGGCCAGCCGTATGAGCGCGGATTTGCCCAGTACGTGCAGCGCGGGTTGTTGCTCATGCGTAAAAAAGGCCTACCAGAGCCCGTTTGCCAGCAGGCCTCGGCGCTTTACGACAATCCCCCGGCATTGGCCGAGCGGCGCATCGAGGCCAACGCCGAACTCCAGCAGAACCTGGGTCTGTGCGAAGCGCAACTGGTGTGCCTGTTGTTCGCGCCCTTTGTCGGCCAGGGCGCGGGTCTGGAGAGATTTCTGCGACGTTGCCATCCCGGCATGCTGGTGGCTATTGGCGAGCTGCACAAGGCATTGCAGGGCGAGGCCGCGCCGGAGCAGGTGATGCACTGGATGGTGGATGTCAGCGGCTTGCCGATCAACCTGATGCGCACGCTATATCGCCGGCGTCCCGTGCTGGAGGCCGGCGTTGCGGACTCCAGTGGCGGGGCCTTGGTGCACGCGCTCAATGCTCTGTCAGCGCGACCTTGAGGAGCCTGGTTTGACTGATTCGAACTACATGGGCCGCGACACCTGCGCCCAGGCGTGTCTGCCCCAGGCTCGGCCCCTGACCCTTGCTGCGATTGGCCTGCGTCCATGAAAGAGCAGAGAGAGAGCGACTTTGCCTATCAGGCGGTGTACCGCTACCTGACCTGCCTGATCAATGAAATGGAGGCCGAGACGCCAATCAAGCTGCCGTCACTGCGGCAACTGGCCGAGCGCCTGAGCGTGTCGATTTCGACTATCCAGTACGCCTACTCGCTTTTGGAGAAGGAAGGGCGGGTGTACTCGGTGGCCAAGTCCGGGTACTACGCCTTGCCGGTGTCGCTGAACGCGGCGTTCTGCGGCGGCAATGACCTGCTGGAAACCCTCTACGTAAGCGCCAGGCGTCCGGGCATGTTGGTGATGAGCACCGACGAGCCGGCCCTGCTGCAGTCGCTGGACAGTCCGTTACTGCTGCTGGAGCGCGAACTGGTGCGCCAATATCCGCGCCAGCAGCAACCGCATTCCCAACCCTGTGGCGAACTGGAACTGCGTACCGCGTTGGCAGCGCGCTACACCACATCACCGATCCGTTGCTGGCACGCTGACGATGTCTACATTGGTGCCGATTTGCGCGGCGTGCTGGAGATCCTGATTGCGGTGCTGGCGCTCAAGGGCGCCACCGTGCTGGTGGAGTCGCCCTGTGACTGGGTGATCCTGCGTTTGTTGCAGGCGGCCGGGGTCCAGGTTATCGAGTTGCCGATCGGCGAGGATGGCTCGCTCGACCCGCAATGGCTGGCACACCTGCTGGCGACCGAAACAGTGCGCCTGGTGCTGCTGTCCTCCGGCGTGAGCATGCCCAGGGGCAGCCTGATGCCGGCCGCCAACCGGCAGGACATCGCGCACCTGTTGCAGGAGCATGGTTGCTGGGTCCTGGAGAATGATGTCTACGGCGAGCTCGGGCACGAGCCAAACGAGTTGCGCTTTCGCGACCTGCTCGATCCCGAGCGCTTGATCGTGTTTTCGACCTTCGAAAAGCTCATGGGGCCCGAGGCGCCTTACGGCTACCTGCTGTCGCGCCCGCTCAGCGCTGAACTGCAGCGGACCTTTTTGCTGCGCTCCTTTCGCTTGTCACCGATCCGCCAGAAAGCCATTGCCCGGCTGTACAGCAGTGGACGCATCGACCAGCACCTGCTGGTATTGCGTCGCCTGCTCAGTGAACGCAAAAGCCGCATGGTGCAGCTGCTGCAGGAGCGCCTGGGTGATGCGCTGGACTTCGTCGAGCCGGCGGGTGGCGCGACCCTCTGGGCCCGCTCGCTGCGTCCGGTCGATATGCGCCGAGTGTTCCAGCGCATGCTCAAGCAGAGTGTGGTGATTGCCCCGGGGGAGCTGTTCAGCTTGCATGGCCTGTATTCGCAGCATGTGCGACTGAGCCATGCGTTTAATGGCCAGCACGATCTGGACACGACCATGGCGATGCTCGGCGATGCCCTGAGGCTGGAGTTGATGGAGTAGTCGAGGGGCAAATAATCCTGACCTGGCGCGGATAGATATCGTCGCTCTATAGTCAAACTGCCAGTAAACTCCCTGCCTATTCCTGAACCACTCTTTTTCAGAGGTTTTGCATGACACTCAGTCCTTTTGCGGGCAAGCCGGCACCAGCAGAGCTCTTGGTCGATATCCCGCGACTGGTAACAGCCTATTACACCGGTCGGCCCGATGCCTCGGTGGCGACCCAGCGCGTTGCGTTCGGCACCTCCGGGCACCGTGGCAGCTCGTTCGAGCTGAGTTTCAACGAATGGCACGTCCTGGCGATCAGCCAGGCGATCTGCCTGTATCGCCAGGCCCAAGGCATCGACGGCCCATTGTTCGTCGGTATCGACACCCACGCGCTGTCGACGCCGGCCGGTGCCAGCGCCCTGGAAGTGCTGGCAGCCAACGGCGTGACCGTGATGATCGCCGCCAATGACGAATACACCCCGACCCCGGCCATTTCCCACGCGATCCTGTGCTACAACCGCGGCCGCACTTCGGGCCTGGCCGACGGTATCGTCATTACGCCGTCGCACAACCCGCCGCAAAGCGGTGGCTACAAGTACAACCCTACCAACGGTGGTCCGGCCGATACCCACATCACCAAGTGGATCGAAGCCAAGGCCAACGAGCTGCTGGCCAACCAGTTGGCCGGGGTCAAGCGCATCAGCTACGAGCAGGCGCTCAAGGCCAGCACCACCCATCGCCATGACTTCCTCAATACCTATGTCGCCGACCTGATCAATGTGATCGACTTCGACGCAATCCGTGGGGCCAATCTGCGCCTGGGCGTCGACCCACTGGGCGGCGCCGGAGTGCGCTACTGGTCGGCTATCGCCGAGCACTACCGCTTGAACCTCGAAGTGGTGAACACCGAGGTCGACCCGACGTTCCGCTTCATGTCGGTGGACTGGGATGGGCAGATTCGCATGGACCCGTCCTCCAGCCACGCCATGCAGGGCCTGATCGGCC from Pseudomonas sp. S04 encodes the following:
- the pgm gene encoding phosphoglucomutase (alpha-D-glucose-1,6-bisphosphate-dependent), with product MTLSPFAGKPAPAELLVDIPRLVTAYYTGRPDASVATQRVAFGTSGHRGSSFELSFNEWHVLAISQAICLYRQAQGIDGPLFVGIDTHALSTPAGASALEVLAANGVTVMIAANDEYTPTPAISHAILCYNRGRTSGLADGIVITPSHNPPQSGGYKYNPTNGGPADTHITKWIEAKANELLANQLAGVKRISYEQALKASTTHRHDFLNTYVADLINVIDFDAIRGANLRLGVDPLGGAGVRYWSAIAEHYRLNLEVVNTEVDPTFRFMSVDWDGQIRMDPSSSHAMQGLIGLKERFDVAFACDPDHDRHGIVTPSGGLLAPNNYLAVAIDYLFQNRPLWRADAGVGKTVVSSGLIDRVAKRLGRRLYEVPVGFKWFADGLFDGSLGFGGEESAGASFLRKDGGVWSTDKDGLIPALLAAEMTARTGRDPSQAYRALTDELGEPFAVRVDAKASPEQKALLGKLAPEQVKSTQLAGEAIQSILSKAPGNDQAIGGLKVMTENGWFAARPSGTEDIYKIYAESFIGDDHLKQLVQEAQTLVDGAISV
- a CDS encoding zinc-dependent alcohol dehydrogenase family protein: MSRTIRFHKFGPAEVLKCEEHAAALPAPGEVQVRVEAIGVSWYDILWRQNLASSHARLPSGLGHEMAGVVTALGEGVDDLVVGDKVASFPAESPNDYPVYGEQIVLPRSALTRYPDVLSPIEAAVHYTPLLIAYFAYADLARVKPGQFALVTDASHCAGPSFVQLGKALGVRVIAATKTAEEREYLLSLGAEKVIVTEEQDLLMQINKLTDNRGVDVVFDGLGGPQMSLLGDVLAPRGSLVLYGLQGGNQTPFPACAAFQKNIQFFVHCIGNFTGKPELGIVQDQAALQRALREINQLTADRVLLPLKTRVFPFAEFVEAHRYMDECPCRERVAILVEPS
- a CDS encoding aminotransferase-like domain-containing protein; the protein is MKEQRESDFAYQAVYRYLTCLINEMEAETPIKLPSLRQLAERLSVSISTIQYAYSLLEKEGRVYSVAKSGYYALPVSLNAAFCGGNDLLETLYVSARRPGMLVMSTDEPALLQSLDSPLLLLERELVRQYPRQQQPHSQPCGELELRTALAARYTTSPIRCWHADDVYIGADLRGVLEILIAVLALKGATVLVESPCDWVILRLLQAAGVQVIELPIGEDGSLDPQWLAHLLATETVRLVLLSSGVSMPRGSLMPAANRQDIAHLLQEHGCWVLENDVYGELGHEPNELRFRDLLDPERLIVFSTFEKLMGPEAPYGYLLSRPLSAELQRTFLLRSFRLSPIRQKAIARLYSSGRIDQHLLVLRRLLSERKSRMVQLLQERLGDALDFVEPAGGATLWARSLRPVDMRRVFQRMLKQSVVIAPGELFSLHGLYSQHVRLSHAFNGQHDLDTTMAMLGDALRLELME